The genomic stretch ACGGCGCCAAATTCGATTTGTGGGATGAATATTTTAATCCCGCTGTATGGCAGGCGGCTTTTGAAAAATTCGGTCTTGATATCGACACGGCAGCGCAAAAACAATTTGACACAGAAGAAATCCTCCCCTGGGAGCACCTCGGCGGGCCGGATAAGAAATCCCTGCTGACCCATTTCAATGACGCGATGAGCAAGGTGTAACGGATAGTCGCTGGTCGCCAGTCTATAGTCGCTAGTTGATTGAATCCGGCAAAGCCGGGGGTTGTTTTAATAGGCCCTTCGACTTCGCTCAGGGCAAATTTACCAGCCATACAGGCTGGTAAATTTGGCTTTGTTTGGGTTTGTTTTGAGTAGTTCATAGTTCGTTGTTTGTAGTTGTTAGTACTTGTTAATACTACGGTTACGGCAATTTTTGGCATTTCTAAAATTGGCTTTGTTTTGCATAATTTTATTTGTTCATAGTTCATTGTTCGTAGTTGATAGAAAATCTCCGTGGCCGCCAAAGGCAGACAACAGACGCAAGACTCCAGACACCAGACTATAAAAAGTTAAAATTTAAGTCATAAACGAATCCTAAACTGACAAATCACAGATGGGACAGAATGCGTCCCTTATATAATTGGAGGGACTTGCGCGATTGATGCGAAAACTCGACTCCGCCTGAGGCGGATAAATCTCGTAACTCGATGTGGGGAAAGGAGTAAAAAAATTCTTGAAAAATGGATTTTAGGGGTTTAGGTACCAACGTTTTTGATTGAAAAAAGACAGCGGTTAGCATTCGGCATACAGCGTACTGTAAAAGAAGATTTAATCGTGGATGACGAGGGAAATTTTGGCGTTGTAAAAGAATGCAGTTTGGGTAGAATTACAAAACAAGAAAAAAGAGGGACTATGGCAACAGGAATAGTAGAATCCGTTGAAGATGACTTTTATTCGTCATATTGAAAGTTAGTATCAACTGTAAAGGAGATGCGGCACAATGGAATATAACAGGAATTTTTCTTTTTACGATGCGTATGATTTTCTTTCACAAAACGGGCTCTCGCAAGAAAGTGATGAAATAAAAAACTCATCAGATAAATTCAAATCTTATACAAGCACGCTAAAACGAGCAAAGATCATTGTTCTTGTCAGGGGCAAGAAACTACTTGACGAATTTTGCAAATCAGTTTGGCAATCCGGACTTACTGATAAGGGGAAGAGCAGAATTAGATTTTTTGAAAATCTTGTAGAAAGGTTTAATGCTGAGAGTGTAGAAGACGAGAATGAAGAAGAAATAGCAGCAGAAGAAAATGAGTTTGCTTATGAAAATGACCTTCGCAATTATCTTGTGAGAAATCTTTCGGTAATTGAGAAGGGACTCAAAATCTATGAAGCGCAAGACAAAACGACGGGAGAAGAATTTTTTGTTCCAGGCACATCACGAAGGATTGATATCTTGGCAAATGACAAGGATGGTAACTTTGTTGTAATTGAACTAAAAGTAAGCCGTGGTTATGAAAAAGTTGTCGGGCAGACTCTTTACTACCAATCAATGACAAAAACACATTTCAATCAACAAAAGGTTAGAGCAATAATTATTGGGAGAGAAATTACACCCGAGTTGAAAGCAGCAACGCAATTTTTGCCTGACTTTGAGTTATTTGAGTATCAACTTTCATTGACACTGAACAGAATAAAATGAAAATGTATATTAAGAAA from Phycisphaerae bacterium encodes the following:
- a CDS encoding endonuclease NucS, with translation MEYNRNFSFYDAYDFLSQNGLSQESDEIKNSSDKFKSYTSTLKRAKIIVLVRGKKLLDEFCKSVWQSGLTDKGKSRIRFFENLVERFNAESVEDENEEEIAAEENEFAYENDLRNYLVRNLSVIEKGLKIYEAQDKTTGEEFFVPGTSRRIDILANDKDGNFVVIELKVSRGYEKVVGQTLYYQSMTKTHFNQQKVRAIIIGREITPELKAATQFLPDFELFEYQLSLTLNRIK